From Pseudanabaena sp. PCC 6802:
TGCGATGCAGATAAGTAACCTGTAAAAGTTCGACCGCACATACACTTAAAAAGCCTAATAAGGTCTTCATCCCTTCAGCCGCAAGCCGATAGCGCTCACACTGACAACCAGACTTAAAGATTTTATGAAAATCTTCCACCCGCCAACGGTAAGTATACCAACGCAGAATTTTCACTGCCGTTTCTAGATCTTCTAGGACTTCAGTCGTCAAAAGCATCCATTCTAAAGGGGTCTCGCCCTCTGGGCAATCGATTTCAGTTGCATAAACAGCATAAACTTGTAATGGGTCACGATTGTCGAAACGATAGGGAACTCGCAGTTGCACCTTAGAAAATCGTACCGCTAATTTTGCTATACGGGCTTTACGTTTACCAGTTTCTGGCACATTGATTTCCTGTTCAAATCGTACAGGTTGTGTTTCCAGTTTTTGCCATAAACGTTCGCTATTTGAGTCTAAGAACCCATTTAGGAAGTCGCAGTTGCCAGATTTCTTAGCATTTTGCGGATTAAAGCCAAGTAAATAAACGATTCAGACATTTGCTCATAAAATTCATAATCCTTGCTTAGTCTACGACAATTACCTAACCAAGCAAAGGTTCGCTCTACCACCCAACGCTTTGACTCCACTACAAAACCTTTCTGATTGTCTGCCCGTTTGCTAACTTCCCAAAGCCATCCGAAGTTGTCGTTGACCCATTGTGTGATTTCATCACCAGA
This genomic window contains:
- a CDS encoding IS4 family transposase: MVYLLGFNPQNAKKSGNCDFLNGFLDSNSERLWQKLETQPVRFEQEINVPETGKRKARIAKLAVRFSKVQLRVPYRFDNRDPLQVYAVYATEIDCPEGETPLEWMLLTTEVLEDLETAVKILRWYTYRWRVEDFHKIFKSGCQCERYRLAAEGMKTLLGFLSVCAVELLQVTYLHRNQPDAPAVEILSPVQIQVLKARFPNPPTVLTVAWAIESIAYLGGYLEHRRKSPIGIQVLWRGWSNLRELCQGWLLAQNHT